The genomic DNA caattgcaaggaatttagatcatctacagtccataatatcttCAAAAGTAtcaaatctggagaaatctctgcaattAAGTGGCAAGGTCAAAAACCAAGATTAAATGCCCATGACCTTCGATCCCTcaggcactgcattaaaaaccgacatcattctgtaacagatattaccacatgggctcaggaacacttcagaaaaccattgtcagtgaaatCAGTTCAtcgctccatctacaagtgTAAGTTCAACTTCACCACGTTAAGCGAAAgccatctgagatggactgacgcaaagtggaaaagtgtcctgtggtctgacggGTCCACATTTCAAAATTGTCTTTGttatgggggtgtgttagtgcccatggaatgggtaacttgcacatctgtgaaggcaccattaatgctgaaatgtACATataggttttggagcaacatatgctacCATCCAAGcaatgtctttttcagggacgtccctgcttatttcagcaagatgaTGCCAAGCCACATACTGTATGTATTACAACTGCGTGGCTTCGTAGTAAAAGGGTGCGGGTACTAGAccggcctgcctgcagtccagacctgtctccctttgaaagtgtgtggtgcattatgaagcacaaaataTGACACTGGAGACCCAGGACTGTTAAGCAACTGAAGTTattatcaagcaagaatgggaaagaattccacctacaaagcttcaacaattagtggcctcagttcccaaacgcttattgagtgttgttaaaaggaaaggtgatggaacacagtggtaaacatgcccctgtcccaacttggaacgtgttgcaggcttcaaattcaaaatgagtgaatatttgcaaaaaaaaaaaaaagaaacaataaagattatccatttgaacattaaatatcttctgtttgtagtgtattcagttgaatataagttgaaaaatatttgcagtTCATcatgttctttatttatttatgttttacacaacgttccaacttcattggaattgggggttgtgtgtgtgtgtgtgtatgtaggatGTTTTGATAAGcatcatgtcttctttaatgCAGGAGCTGTTTATATCTGTACTGAAGATTCTTTTCCCATCAAACGGTTAAGGCAACTAATTTCTCAGCAGACACGCCTTCGCCCTCGTGTGCCACAGGCTCTAATCCGCAGCCTCCATTTGAGTGACAACATCTACATTGAGCACACCGCGGACCTGGTAAGAGAAGACAAACTGAATGTTCAAAAGGATCCACAGTCCactaattagtgaattcagctaattTAAGACGTACATATTCTAGACACAAGGCACATACACAACAGAATgacacactggagcagcttcATATGATCCTAAGGGCATTGTGGTCAGTGCCAAGTGAAAGCTAGAGCAGTATTGGAGCACCACACTGAAGTGTAGAACAGTGGAAGAGCGTACACACTGTCATTGAAATGGTTCCACCTAATTGTACATTTATAATTCAACTTGATACAGAAAAAGTGTCCAAACTAGGTTCTTAACATGGTGTCGTGTGGGTCCACAGGAAGCTCTGCAGACTTTTGTGTTGCAGCGAGTGCCCATGCTGTTGGAGCGGGGTTTGGCACGTCTGGTGGTGGTGGACTCTGTGGCTGCTCTGTTTCGTACCGAATTCCAAGCTGATGAAACCATTGAGAGAGCACGCCACCTGCTGGCCTTCTCAGGCACCCTCCACCGTCTCAGCCATACATACGGGGTACCCGTGTTCTGCATCAACCAGGTTTGTCTTACACAAACATACAGACTAACTTCTGTTTTACATTTATCTTTATTAGATGTGAAAACCAGTCACCCTCTAGCAGCTGAAATATCTGCCAAAAAACAGCTATTTTGACAGATAACTAGAAAGGAATATTTTGTCATTGTACAGTATTCTGAAGTCTGTAGTATTTGACAGTCTTGgaggtttgtctgttttcataACTTCGTGttttcattaattattattcttaATGATTATTGTTCCCTCACTAGAATAGGCAGTGTTCACTAAgcaaaaaataatatacagtaatccctcgctacttcatgggttttttcaagggggcttttttattatttacatgtattagactaggaaTGTAgttgacaaaatatataatttacaagtatttcttacgtacagtacatgtattggtCATGTCCACGtctgagtgaaatttacttacgctaaatcacagcctaggaattactctattaaagaaactggtaggatatcacatgtagttccagctgaaaaacattatagaatgactgtttaatgtaaagggtgggttgttaacagtacagggagggttttaaaaatccaaatattcgtaaaatacattaaaaaaatctttcctctacttcgcggaaatttgttttttgcgggtggtcttggaacgcatcccccacgaaaaacgagggattactgtatatatttgttgtgttgaatgggtaaatgtgtgatggactggcgccaagtctagggtgtgttcctacctcgtgcccaatgattcctcgTTATCATCCAGACCCTGATTAGGTTGAAGCACCAGAACATAAGCATTGTATCAACAAACCCTGACAGCTAGCATAGCCACTGAGCAATGGGACAATGAATATATCCAAGCTATCATTAGTATAAACCTTACTTCTCTCCTCAAATGACATTGGAAAGAAAATGGTGTTGTTATCTTTTCAGCACAAACATATGTTAATAAGATTTTTTCATGCAGTTTAGCAATGGATTCATTGATTTGATATAAGGTCACATTAATGAGAAAAAAGTTTATATTCCAGAATTTGAACATTCATtctttaaccacttatccagttcagggtcatggtgggtccagagcctacctggaatcactgggcgcaaggtggaaacacaccctggagggggcgccagtccatcgcagagcaacacacacacacacacattccctcacacacagctATGGAAACTTTGAGTAGCAAATTTACATTCCAGTCTGTGTTTGTGGACCATGGAATGAAATTGTCTGTAATCTAGTTTAAACTACAACACGTAGTATTAATTCATTCAGAAATGCTGCACCGTGAAGTACTTAGACGTAAAGTAATTAAGGAACCCTTATGCTTACTTATCAGGTGTCAGATGTTGTGGATGACCCAAACCCAGGACGCTGTGATTATGGGTGGGTATTCCTGGTGTTTGTTGCATCTGTAGACTAATATGTCATGTACAATACAGATTTTGTAGAGATACTATATTGTTTTCTCCAGAGACTATAAAGAATATACATttcttcatttgtgtgtgtgtgtcccataAATGAAAGTACTTAACAAACACTAAAACCTCAAATTTCTTAACTGCTGTAAGAATTAAATACCTGTTTGTTTGCTCTCTCTCAGGTTGGTTGACAGTAAAGTGTTACCTGCACTGGGCCTTGCTTGGGCCAATCAGGTGATGGTGCGTCTTATGCTACGGAGACAGGAGGGCAGTTTACGGTCAGAGGGCCAGACAAGTGCTCCCCGTAAATTAGAGGTGGTCTTTGCTCCCCATCTGCCCCGGGCCAGCTGCCTGTGTGGTGTATGGGAAGAAGGGGTTAGAGGGATTCCTAGTGAAACTCAAACCCTATCATAATTAGAGTTTAATAGAGGTGACCACACCTCACCCGGGCCAGCTCAGTGCACAAGACCTTAATGTTCTTTCATTATCAGACTTTTACAGAGGAAAATATCCAAGTGACACAAAGCACCAgggattgattgattgattgattcattcattcattatctgtaagcgcttatccagttcagggttgcggtgggtccagagcctacctggaatcattgggcgcaaggcatgaatacaccctggagggggcgccagtccctcacaggccaacacacactctcgcatattcactcacacacacacacacctacggacacttttttgagtcaccaatccaccttccaacgtgtgtttttggactgtgggaggaaatcggagcacccggaggaaacccacacagacacagggagaacagacagtcacctggagcgggaatcgaacccacaacctccaaatccctggagctgtgtgactgcgacactacctgctgcaccaccatgccacccagcACCAGGGATTCTTTGGaaataaatatcattattgttttttttctgttgaaacGATCTCTTTTTGATCTATCAAATAAAAGATAATTTTTTGGAGAGCATggtttagaaaaaatatatctgCTCTGTGCAAAATGGCAGTAGTCACATACCTATGAGTGATGGAGCTAA from Hoplias malabaricus isolate fHopMal1 chromosome 7, fHopMal1.hap1, whole genome shotgun sequence includes the following:
- the xrcc3 gene encoding DNA repair protein XRCC3; amino-acid sequence: MDWEKLDVNPRIVNAVKKASLRSEKEILSLSVPEVQRVTALSLRDVKRLHAAVAASYRRSPPVTALQLSLGECPSLEPGHRLSLACPVLDDLLRGGLLLHGITELAGESAAGKTQFGLQLCLSVQYPQEHGGLGSGAVYICTEDSFPIKRLRQLISQQTRLRPRVPQALIRSLHLSDNIYIEHTADLEALQTFVLQRVPMLLERGLARLVVVDSVAALFRTEFQADETIERARHLLAFSGTLHRLSHTYGVPVFCINQVSDVVDDPNPGRCDYGLVDSKVLPALGLAWANQVMVRLMLRRQEGSLRSEGQTSAPRKLEVVFAPHLPRASCLCGVWEEGVRGIPSETQTLS